The Calonectris borealis chromosome 13, bCalBor7.hap1.2, whole genome shotgun sequence genome contains a region encoding:
- the AGTR2 gene encoding type-2 angiotensin II receptor — protein MQSNYSLVITTRETLQVLYTTLTNSSAALRSPPPCPLTSSDYQFSLIPALFSVVFVLGLVGNSVVVVVLCRHSGPRTVANIYIFNLAVADLLCLATLPFWATYYAQGYNWLFGSLMCKISSSVLCLNMFASIFFITCMSMDRYHAIVHPIRSQRRTPQQAYFIALVVWGLACLSSLPTFYFRDTHYIESLGVNACIMAFPHENYAKWSVATAFLKNALGFFIPLTVITTCYIWIRRHLLKAQEFGKNKQKRDKVLKLVAAVVVAFLICWLPFHILTFLDALAHMNIINNCDVTGIIDTALPFGICMAFANSCINPLLYCFIGNQFQEKLHRLFKRRVYQFNSHQESSSLRKGSCFRDAETAVGREEGPESLL, from the coding sequence ATGCAGAGCAACTACTCCCTGGTCATCACCACCAGAGAAACTCTCCAAGTCCTCTATACAACACTGACAAACTCATCGGCTGCATTGCGctcgccccctccctgcccgcttACCTCTTCAGATTATCAGTTTTCACTAATTCCAGCACTCttctctgtggtttttgttttggggttggtgggCAACAGCGTGGTGGTTGTGGTGCTTTGTCGTCACAGTGGCCCCAGAACAGTTGCTAATATCTACATTTTCAACCTCGCCGTGGCGGATTTGCTGTGCCTCGCCACCCTTCCCTTCTGGGCTACCTACTATGCGCAGGGGTACAACTGGCTCTTTGGGTCTCTCATGTGCAAAATCTCCAGTTCCGTCCTGTGCTTGAACATGTTTGCAAGTATATTTTTCATTACATGCATGAGCATGGATCGGTACCACGCTATTGTCCATCCTATTCGCTCTCAAAGAAGAACTCCACAACAAGCTTATTTTATAGCATTGGTTGTGTGGGGCCTTGCCTGTTTGTCCTCCCTCCCAACTTTTTATTTCCGTGACACTCACTACATTGAAAGCTTGGGGGTCAATGCTTGCATTATGGCCTTTCCTCATGAGAATTATGCAAAATGGTCTGTGGCAACAGCCTTCCTGAAAAATGCACTCGGCTTCTTCATCCCCTTGACAGTGATCACCACGTGCTACATCTGGATCAGGAGGCACTTGCTCAAAGCACAGGAGTTTgggaaaaacaagcagaagagggACAAAGTCCTAAAGCTGGTGGCTGCTGTTGTTGTGGCCTTCTTAATTTGCTGGCTCCCATTccacattttaacatttttggaTGCCTTGGCTCATATGAACATCATTAACAACTGTGATGTGACAGGGATCATCGACACAGCGCTGCCGTTCGGCATCTGCATGGCATTCGCCAACAGCTGTATCAACCCTTTGCTGTACTGCTTTATTGGGAACCAGTTCCAGGAGAAGCTCCATCGCTTGTTTAAGAGAAGAGTTTATCAGTTCAACAGCCATCAAGAGAGCTCTTCTTTGAGGAAAGGGAGCTGCTTCAGAGATGCTGAGACTGCCGTGGGCAGGGAAGAGGGGCCTGAGTCCTTGCTGTAA
- the PLS3 gene encoding plastin-3 yields MANTTQISKDELEELKEAFAKVDLNSNGFICDYELHELFKEANLPLPGYKVREIIQKLMIDSDKNKDGKISFEEFVYIFQEVKSSDIAKTFRKAINRKEGICAIGGTSELSSEGTQHSYSEEEKYAFVNWINKALENDPDCRHVIPMNPNTDDLFKAVGDGIVLCKMINLSVPDTIDERAINKKKLTPFIIQENLNLALNSASAIGCHVVNIGAEDLREGKPHLVLGLLWQIIKIGLFADIELSRNEALAALLRDGENLEDLMKLSPEELLLRWANFHLENAGWHKINNFSSDIKDSRAYFHLLNQIAPKGQKEGEPQIDINMSGFNEKDDLRRAEYMLQQADRLGCRQFVTPADVVSGNPKLNLAFVANLFNKYPALTKPENQDIDWTLLEGETREERTFRNWMNSLGVNPHVNHLYGDLQDALVILQLYEKIKVPVDWNKVNKPPYPKLGANMKKLENCNYAVDLGKHPAKFSLVGIGGQDLNDGNPTLTLALVWQLMRRYTLNVLEDLGDGQKANDDIIVSWVNQTLKEAGKSTSIQNFKDKTISTSLAVVDLIDAIQPGCINYDLVKTGHLSEDDKQNNAKYAVSMARRIGARVYALPEDLVEVKPKMVMTVFACLMGRGMKRV; encoded by the exons acCTCAACAGCAATGGGTTCATCTGTGACTATGAGTTGCACGAGCTCTTCAAGGAAGCCAACCTGCCTCTCCCCGGGTACAAAGTGAGAGAGATCATCCAGAAGCTCATGATCGACAGCGACAAGAATAAAGATGGCAAGATTAGTTTTGAAGAGTTTGTCTAT ATTTTCCAAGAGGTGAAAAGCAGCGATATTgctaaaacattcagaaaagcaattaacaggaaggaaggaatctGTGCGATCGGGGGGACCTCGGAGCTCTCCAGCGAGGGGACGCAGCACTCCTACTCAG aggaagaaaaatatgccTTTGTAAACTGGATAAACAAAGCCCTGGAAAATGATCCTGACTGTAGGCACGTTATTCCAATGAACCCAAATACAGATGACCTGTTCAAAGCTGTGGGAGATGGGATTGTGCTATG CAAAATGATCAATCTTTCTGTTCCGGACACGATTGATGAAAGAGCAATTAACAAGAAGAAACTCACACCATTCATAATTCAG GAGAACCTGAACCTGGCATTGAATTCTGCATCTGCCATCGGGTGTCATGTTGTCAATATTGGTGCAGAGGACTTGAGAGAAGGGAAACCGCACCTGGTCCTTGGGCTTCTCTGGCAGATCATTAAGATTGGCTTGTTCGCCGACATCGAGCTCAGCAGAAATGAAG CACTGGCTGCCTTACTTCGTGATGGTGAAAATCTGGAGGACCTTATGAAACTATCCCCAGAAGAGCTGCTCCTAAGATGGGCCAACTTCCACTTGGAAAACGCAGGCTGGCACAAAATCAATAACTTCAGTTCAGATATCAAG GATTCCAGAGCTTATTTCCACCTCCTCAATCAAATTGCACCTAAagggcagaaagagggagaacCTCAGATTGATATTAACATGTCAGGTTTCAAT GAAAAGGATGACTTGCggagagcagagtacatgcttcAGCAGGCAGATCGGCTTGGCTGCCGGCAGTTCGTCACGCCGGCTGATGTGGTCAGTGGCAATCCCAAACTGAACCTGGCCTTTGTTGCCAACCTGTTCAACAAGTACCCAGCACTTACCAAGCCTGAAAACCAGGACATCGACTGGACCCTACTGGAAG GAGAGACGCGTGAGGAACGGACCTTCCGCAACTGGATGAACTCCCTTGGTGTGAACCCCCATGTAAATCACCTCTACGG CGATCTCCAAGACGCACTGGTAATACTACAATTATATGAAAAGATCAAAGTTCCTGTTGACTGGAATAAGGTTAACAAGCCTCCGTACCCTAAGCTGGGAGCAAATATGAAAAAG cTAGAAAACTGTAACTACGCTGTAGACTTGGGAAAACATCCAGCTAAATTCTCCCTGGTTGGCATTGGAGGACAGGATCTGAATGATGGAAACCCAACACTGACACTAGCCTTAGTGTGGCAGTTGATGAGAAG gTACACGCTGAATGTCCTCGAGGACCTGGGTGACGGTCAGAAAGCTAACGATGACATTATAGTCAGCTGGGTAAACCAGACCCTGAAAGAAGCTGGCAAGTCCACCTCTATCCAGAACTTCAAG GACAAGACTATCAGCACAAGCTTGGCAGTTGTGGATTTAATTGATGCTATACAGCCTGGTTGTATCAACTATGACCTTGTAAAGACTGGTCATTTATCGGAAGATGACAAACAAAATAATGCTAA GTATGCTGTGTCCATGGCAAGAAGAATTGGTGCCCGAGTTTATGCTCTTCCAGAAGATCTTGTGGAGGTGAAACCGAAGATGGTTATGACCGTGTTTGCCTGCTTGATGGGCAGAGGAATGAAGCGAGTATAA